The Jeotgalibacillus aurantiacus region AAAGTTTACCCGCATTCAGTTTACTCCGGATTTACTTCCTTCAGATGTAATTGGTGTATCCATTTATAATCCTAAAGAGCTTACTTTCCAGTTCCGTCCGGGTCCAATTATGGGAAATATTATTCTGGCGGATGAAATTAACCGTACTTCACCGAAAACACAATCCTCACTGCTTGAAGGAATGGAAGAGGGCAGTGTGACAGTGGATGGTGTGACGCACAGGCTGGCGAGACCGTTTTTCGTTATGGCGACTCAGAACCCGATTGAGTATGAAGGAACCTACCCACTGCCGGAAGCTCAGCTTGACCGTTTCCTCCTCAAAATGAAAATGGGTTATCCAAATGCAAAAGAAGAGCTGGAGGTATTAAATCGAATCCAGCATTCACCGCCAATTGAAGATCTTGAGCCGGTGATCACGCTTGAGGAGCTTCAGGCTCTCCAGAAAGAAGTAAAAAATATTGTCGTAGATGATAAGATTAAACAATACATTGTGGATCTTGCAGGCAGTACACGGGAGCACCCGAACGTGTATTTAGGGGTAAGTCCACGTGGATCCATCGCTTTAATGAAGGCAGCTCAGGCATATGCGATGCTTCATGGCCGTGATTACGTGATTCCGGATGATATTCAGTTCCTGATCCCATACATTTTCTCACACAGAATGATTTTGAAATCAGAAGCGAAATATGACGGAATTGAACCGGAGGATGTTATTGAACGGATTGTAGCTAGAACAAGAGTACCTGTTCAGAGAGTGGCGAAATAATGAAAGCGATTTGGACATTTCTGCAGGAATTTGGGAAGGTGCTGCTGCTTCTCGTTTTGCTGGCAGGAACATTTTCGTATGCCATGTTTCAGGGTGGATTTGTCAGCTGGTTTTTGTTTTACAGCTTCCTTCCATTCGGTCTTTATTCGCTTACTCTGATGCTGTATCCGCTCGGTGACTTTAAAGTTGTCAGAAGGATCAAATCCAAGGAATTAAAGGCTGGATCTTATGTGACGGTTCAGATTCAACTGACCCGCAAAGTACCCGTTCCTTTGTTTTATATGATTGTTCAGGAGCATGTATCGACCGATGTTTTTTCTACGCAGGAAATCGGCCAGGTGAAGAAAATGGTTAATCCATGGTTCAGAAGAAAGCTGATTTTGGAATACGATATCCCGGATCTTCCACGTGGGGAGCATACATTCAGAAGTGTCGAGCTGAAAACGGGAGACTTTCTCGGCATTATCCAGAAATCAAGACATCTTGAGTGCGAAGAAACCATCCTTGTTTATCCTGCTCATATCAATATTAATTACCAGCCGATTCAGGCCAGGTTTGATCAGGGTGTCTCCTCATCCAATGTGAAGTTCCAGCAGGATACTACGATGGCAACCGGAGTCAGAGATTATCAGACAGGGGATCGTGTATCCTGGATTCACTGGAAGTCTTTTGCGCGGACAAATGATCTGAAGACGAAAGAATTTGAAGAGCGTAAGTCTCATGACGTATCGGTTGTGCTCGACAGGACGCCAACTCCCGCTTTTGAAGATATGGTCGTGCTGACCTCATCGATTGCCCGGGGAGTTATGAAAAAAGGAGCACAGGTCGGTTACTTTTCACAAGGAAGTACTGTTCAGCAGGCTCCTGTCAGAAGTGGGGAAGCCCATCAGAAGCAGGTGAACTATTATCTTGCCAAGGTGCAGGGGGATCATACTGGTTCATTTGCAGATGTGCTGAAAGAAAACGCGACTTCGTTAATTCGTGCCTCAGCCCTTATGATTGTGACCTCGAGACTATCGAGAGAAATGGTTGATCAGGTGAGTGCCATTTCTAAAAATGGACAGGCTGCCGTGATTTTTCTTGTGCGGCATCCGGCTGTGACGCTGAACGCTGATGATCAACAGCTGAAAGGACTCGCAGCTTCAAAAGGTATCATTGTTAAAGAACTGAATAAGCGTCAGTTTTCATCTGTGTTCAAGGAGGTGAAGCATGCATGAGAACCGACTTTGGATGGAATACGGTTACGCTGTTGATTTTATACGTACTCAGCTTCTTCCTGTTATGGGAGTGGCTGCGTCCGATTGACCAGATTACGGATACAGATAACCTGTCTTTCTTTATTATTTTTGCCGGTCTTTCGCTGCTGCTTTACTTCTTTGAGGTTGATTGGCGAATTTCAGGCTTAATCAAGCTGCTTTATATCGTGATTGTGTTACAAACGCTATATTTCACTGTTCCTTTTATTGGAGAAGGGGAGTGGGTGGCTGCGTTCTTAGCCTCTGTATGGGAAAGTGTCATATTAACCGTTCAGCAGGACTGGAATAATGTCAGTGATTTGTACCGGAGTCTATTATTCTTTATTTTGTTATGGCTCAGCACGTACTTACTTCATTACTGGCTTGCTGTCAGAAAACAGCTGTTTTTATTTTATTTGTTTACAATCGTTTATGTAACGCTTCTTGATACGTTCAGTCCATATGATGGAACCAACGCCATTATCCGGATTATTTTATTTGGTTTTCTGTTGATGGGACTGCTTACGCTGCAGCGTGTAACCGATCAGGAGCGGCTGCATCAGTCTGCAGGGCAGTATCAGAAGTGGCTGATTCCACTTGCGCTGATGGTCGCCTTCAGCTCCGTGATTGCTTATGCTGCTCCAAAGTCAGAGCCAATATGGCCGGATCCGGTTCCTTTTCTACAATCATTTGCCGGAGGGTCAGGGAGTGGTTCCGGAGTAAACAGGCTCGGTTACGGAGAGGATGATTCTTCACTGGGCGGTCCATTTGTCGGCGATGAAACGAAAGTTTTTGAAGTCGTGACAAATGACGAGCAGTATTGGCGTATTGAAACGAAAGATCTTTATACCGGAAAAGGATGGGATCAGTCTCAGGAATCTGACGGAAGTGGTGCCGCATTTACGGTAGGGGAAGATATTCCGCTTAACATTTCCGATATTGATGAGGAATCTGAGCCTGTGACAGCCTCGATTGAAGTGGATCTTACTTATAATCACCTTGTATATCCATACGCGCCGGATCAGGTGCTTGAAGCCGATGCTGACCGGATGGTGGTTGATTCGATCAGTGAAAAGATCGTTTCGTATCAGGGTGAAGAAGAGGTTGAGCTTGAACAGTATGAGTGGGAGTTTCGCGAACCCCGTTACAGTCTTCAGGCAATGAGGAATACAACCGGTTTAGGGGATTATGAAAGAACCGGCGATCTGCAGCGTTACCTACAGCTTCCGGAGAATTTACCTGACCGCGTTCGTGAACTGGCGGTTGAAATCACAGAGGGTGAAGACAACTGGTACGATAAAGCAAGTGCTGTGGAGGATTATTTTTCACGCAATGGTTTCGTCTATGATCAGTTTGATGTGCCGGTTCCGTCCGGTGATCAGGATTATGTTGACCAGTTTTTATTCGAAACACAAAGAGGATACTGTGATAACTTTTCAACCTCAATGGTTGTGCTGCTGCGTTCAGTGGATATTCCGGCACGCTGGGTAAAGGGTTATACGCAGGGTGAGGAAATCAACCGTAATGAGGATGGACTTACGCGTTATGAGATTACAAACAACAATGCCCATTCCTGGGTTGAAGTATTTTTCCCGGAAGTAGGATGGGTACCGTTTGAGCCGACAGTCGGTTTTTCAAATAACGTATCGCTGAACTACGATTTGGATCTGGATACAGAAACGGAAACACCTGAAACACCTGAGCCACAGGAACAGGAAACGCCTGAAGCGCCTGCACCACTTGAGGAAGATACACCTGCCGGGGGTGGCCCTGGTGGAAATGGATCGCTGTTCGGGAATATGTGGGATGGCATTAAAACATTTGTGTCAGAAAATCGTTTTATCTCCGGTCTGATCGGTGTAGCGTTTATTCTCGCTGGTGTGATCATTTACCGTCTGAGATTCCGCTGGATGCCTTACGTTTTAATTTATTATTACAAATCAAAACGCGGGGATGATGTATATCCGGATGCTTACGCAGCGCTGTTAAAGCAGCTTAGAAGGTACGGTTTAAAACGTTCGGATAACCAGACGCTGAGATCATACGCAAGAGAGATTGATGAGTTTTTCGGATCAAAGGAAATGAGCCGTCTGACGGATCAGTATGAGCGAATCATTTACCGTAAAGATGATCCTTCAGCCAAATGGCCTGAAATGCGTGAATTATGGGAAGATTTAATTAAAAGAACAACCGGTTGACCGCCTGTTATTCAGGCGTTAAAATGGTGAAAATTAATGACAGCAAGATAGACCCCCCTTCATATATGTCCGACAATATGGGTCGGATGTTTCTACCGGATCACCATAAATGGTCTGACTATGAAGGTGGTCTTTTCCTTTTGGTAAAAGACCGCCTTACAGAACGCTTGAAGGGAAGAGTAGAACGTGACTCTTATCAGTTGAGCGTTCTTTTTCTATTTACAGAGGAAGTAACCTGGCACATATGCCGGAGAAAAATATTACTTGATGAGGTGACCCCATGCTAGGTAAAGAAGAGATGCACAATCAGGAAATGATCGTTGTTCTGGATTTTGGAAGCCAGTATAACCAGCTGATCACAAGACGTATTCGTGAGTTTGGTG contains the following coding sequences:
- a CDS encoding AAA family ATPase, translating into MYHEKLETILHNIEKVMIGKRTVAELSIVSLLAQGHILLEDVPGVGKTMMVRALAKSVGAKFTRIQFTPDLLPSDVIGVSIYNPKELTFQFRPGPIMGNIILADEINRTSPKTQSSLLEGMEEGSVTVDGVTHRLARPFFVMATQNPIEYEGTYPLPEAQLDRFLLKMKMGYPNAKEELEVLNRIQHSPPIEDLEPVITLEELQALQKEVKNIVVDDKIKQYIVDLAGSTREHPNVYLGVSPRGSIALMKAAQAYAMLHGRDYVIPDDIQFLIPYIFSHRMILKSEAKYDGIEPEDVIERIVARTRVPVQRVAK
- a CDS encoding DUF4129 domain-containing transglutaminase family protein; translated protein: MRTDFGWNTVTLLILYVLSFFLLWEWLRPIDQITDTDNLSFFIIFAGLSLLLYFFEVDWRISGLIKLLYIVIVLQTLYFTVPFIGEGEWVAAFLASVWESVILTVQQDWNNVSDLYRSLLFFILLWLSTYLLHYWLAVRKQLFLFYLFTIVYVTLLDTFSPYDGTNAIIRIILFGFLLMGLLTLQRVTDQERLHQSAGQYQKWLIPLALMVAFSSVIAYAAPKSEPIWPDPVPFLQSFAGGSGSGSGVNRLGYGEDDSSLGGPFVGDETKVFEVVTNDEQYWRIETKDLYTGKGWDQSQESDGSGAAFTVGEDIPLNISDIDEESEPVTASIEVDLTYNHLVYPYAPDQVLEADADRMVVDSISEKIVSYQGEEEVELEQYEWEFREPRYSLQAMRNTTGLGDYERTGDLQRYLQLPENLPDRVRELAVEITEGEDNWYDKASAVEDYFSRNGFVYDQFDVPVPSGDQDYVDQFLFETQRGYCDNFSTSMVVLLRSVDIPARWVKGYTQGEEINRNEDGLTRYEITNNNAHSWVEVFFPEVGWVPFEPTVGFSNNVSLNYDLDLDTETETPETPEPQEQETPEAPAPLEEDTPAGGGPGGNGSLFGNMWDGIKTFVSENRFISGLIGVAFILAGVIIYRLRFRWMPYVLIYYYKSKRGDDVYPDAYAALLKQLRRYGLKRSDNQTLRSYAREIDEFFGSKEMSRLTDQYERIIYRKDDPSAKWPEMRELWEDLIKRTTG
- a CDS encoding DUF58 domain-containing protein, which codes for MKAIWTFLQEFGKVLLLLVLLAGTFSYAMFQGGFVSWFLFYSFLPFGLYSLTLMLYPLGDFKVVRRIKSKELKAGSYVTVQIQLTRKVPVPLFYMIVQEHVSTDVFSTQEIGQVKKMVNPWFRRKLILEYDIPDLPRGEHTFRSVELKTGDFLGIIQKSRHLECEETILVYPAHININYQPIQARFDQGVSSSNVKFQQDTTMATGVRDYQTGDRVSWIHWKSFARTNDLKTKEFEERKSHDVSVVLDRTPTPAFEDMVVLTSSIARGVMKKGAQVGYFSQGSTVQQAPVRSGEAHQKQVNYYLAKVQGDHTGSFADVLKENATSLIRASALMIVTSRLSREMVDQVSAISKNGQAAVIFLVRHPAVTLNADDQQLKGLAASKGIIVKELNKRQFSSVFKEVKHA